CCGCGAACTATAAACCTCGTCCCTTTCCAGGGATGGGGTTTTTTTGTTTTTTGGAAAGAAGCTGCCCGAAATTTGCACATTAAAAAGGAGGAAACACGATGCAAGAACGATTAAAGGAATTGCAGCAAGAAGCTATTCAAAAAATTGAACAGTCTTCAAGCTTAAAAGAATTGAATGACATTCGCGTTGCCTATTTAGGAAAAAAAGGTCCAATTACAGAAGTACTGCGTGGAATGGGTAAGCTTTCAGCAGAAGAACGCCCAATTATGGGGGCACTTGCAAATGAGGTTCGTGAAGCGATTGCGACTGTTTTAGAAGCGAAACAAAAAGAGTTAGAAGAAGCCGCAGTTTTAGAAAAGCTTGCTTCTGAATCAATTGATGTAACATTACCTGGAAGACCTGTTAAGGTTGGTAACCACCATCCATTAACAAGAATCATTGAAGAAATTGAAGATTTGTTTATTGGAATGGGTTATCAGGTGGCAGAAGGTCCTGAAGTAGAACAGGATTATTATAACTTTGAAGCTTTAAATTTACCGAAGGGTCACCCTGCTCGCGATATGCAGGATTCCTTCTATATTACAGATGAAATTTTACTGCGCACACACACTTCTCCCGTACAGGCACGGACAATGGAAAAGAACCAAGGGAAAGGCCCTATCAAAATTATCTGCCCGGGTAAAGTGTACCGCCGTGATAATGATGATGCTACACACTCTCATCAGTTCATGCAGATTGAGGGACTCGTTGTCGGCGAGAATATTCGAATGAGTGATTTAAAAGGTACTTTAGAAGTTTTTGCTAAGAAAATGTTCGGTGATGACCGTGAAATCAGATTACGCCCAAGTTTCTTCCCATTTACAGAGCCTTCAGTTGAAATGGATATTTCTTGTATGATTTGCGGCGGACATGGCTGTAATGTTTGTAAGAAAACAGGCTGGATTGAAATCCTTGGAGCTGGAATGGTTCATCCAAACGTCCTTGAAATGGCTGGCTATGATTCTAAAAAATACACTGGATTCGCGTTCGGTATGGGACCAGAGCGAATTGCCATGTTGAAATACGGTGTCGATGATATACGCCATTTCTATACAAATGATGTACGTTTCTTAAAACAGTTTTCTAAACACGAATAGGAGGAGGAAGACGAAATGTTCGTTTCATATAAATGGCTCCAGGATTATGTAGATTTATCCGGAGTGTCAGCTGTTGAATTAGCTGAAAAAATTACAAAAAGCGGGATTGAGGTTGAGGGAGTAGACGTCCTTAACGAAGGAATTACAGGTGTAGTGGTTGGTCACGTTGTGGAACGTGTACAACATCCCAACGCTGATAAATTAAGCAAATGCCAGGTGGATATAGGTCAAGGTGAACCTGTTCAAATTATTTGCGGCGCACCCAATGTGGCACAAGGTCAAAAAGTAGCAGTTGCAACCGTTGGTGCGGTACTACCGGGTAATTTTAAAATTAAACGTGCAAAGCTTCGCGGCGAAGAATCAAATGGAATGATCTGCTCATTAACAGAACTTGGTGTAGAAGCAAAGGTAGTACCAAAAGAATATTCTGAAGGAATCTTTGTTTTTCCTCAGGATGCAGAGGTTGGTACGGACGCAATCGCGTTATTAAACCGTGATGATGAAGTTCTTGAGCTTGGCTTAACACCAAACCGCGCAGATTGCTTAAGCATGCTGGGTGTAGCTTATGAAGTAGCTGCGATTCTAGGCAGAGAAGTAAAGCTTCCAGAAATCGATGTTCAGCCAGTAACAGAAAAAGCTACTGATTATATTACAGTAAAAGTAGAAGCAAATGAGGATAATCCTTTGTATGCTGCTAAAGTCATTAAGAATGTAAAAATTGGTCCTGCACCACTATGGATGCAAACAAGACTTATGTCTGCAGGAATCCGTCCACATAACAACGTTGTCGATATTACTAACTACATTTTATTAGAATACGGTCAGCCACTGCATGCGTTTGACTATGATCGTTTAGGTTCCAGAGAAATTCTAGTACGTCGTGCTAACGATGGTGAGAAATTCACAACACTCGATGATGTTGAACGTACATTAACTTCTGACCATTTAGTGATTACCAATGGCACAGAACCAGTTGCATTAGCTGGGGTAATGGGCGGTGCAAATTCAGAAGTAACATCTGATACAACTACTGTATTGCTAGAGGCGGCTTATTTTACAGGAGGTACTGTAAGAAAAGCTTCAAAAGACCATGGATTACGCAGTGAAGCTAGCGCTCGTTTCGAGAAGGGTGTCGATCCAAACCGCGTACGAGCTGCGGGTGAGCGTGCTGCTTACTTAATCGCAAAATACGCTGGCGGCGAAGTGTTAGAAGGGGCTTCTGAAGTTGATACACTAACGGTTGAACCTGCAGTCGTTTCAATCACGCTAGAAAAAATAAATAATGTCATCGGTACAAATTTAACTGTTGCCGATGTAGAAGCAATTTTCGAACGTCTTCAATTTGCAGTAAGCAGTGAAGGGGAAACTATTACAATTACAGCTCCAACACGCCGTGGTGATATCAAAATCGAAGAAGACTTAATTGAAGAAGTAGCGCGTCTGTATGGCTATGATAACATTCCTAAAACATTGCCAATCGGTTCCGCTACACCAGGTAAATTATCAGATTACCAAAAAAAGCGCCGAATTGTCCGTCAATATTTAGAAGGTGCAGGCTTGTACCAAGCGGTTACGTATTCGTTAACAAGTGAGGAAAAAGCTGCACAGTTTGCACTTGAGAAACGCGATTTCATTCGTCTGGCAATGCCGATGAGTGAAGACCGTAGTATCCTACGCTTAAGCATTATGCCGCAGCTGCTCGAAGTTGTAAAATACAACAGTGCGCGTCAAAACGACAGCCTTGCTGTATATGAGACAGGTGCAGTATTCTTAGCAAACGGTAACGAAGTCTTACCTGAAGAACAGGAGCATTTAGCAGGCGCGATTACTGGCTTATGGCACAGCCATTCTTGGCAGGGTGAGAAAAAGGCAGTTGACTTCTATGTAGTAAAAGGCATTTTAGAAGGATTATTTGCAAAGCTTGGTCTCACTGAAAGTGTGACATATGTTCAAGCTAAAGTGGATAATATGCACCCAGGAAGAACGGCTGAAATTCACTTAAATGGTGAGAGAATCGGTTTTGTCGGTCAAGTTCACCCAACTATGCAAAAAGAATTAGATTTAAAAGATACCTATGTTTTCGAGCTTTCATTAAAGGCAGTACTTGAGGAAGCAACAGAAGCACTAAGATACGAAGCGATTCCACGCTTTCCATCCATCACAAGGGACATCGCTCTTGTCGTTGATAAAGAAACAGTATCAGGCGTGTTAAAGGACGTTATTCAACAAGCAGGCGGAAAACTTCTTAAAGAAGTTAGCGTTTTTGATCTATATGAAGGTGAACGCATGGAAGAAGGTAAAAAATCCATTGCCTACTCACTCAAATACATGGATCCAGAACGTACTTTAACAGACGAAGAAGTAACAAAGGTTCATACTCAAGTACTTGAAGCCTTAAAAACTCAGGCTGGAGCAGTATTAAGAGGGTAATAATAGATAGAAAAAATGACCTAGTGAAAATCAACTAGGTCATTTTTTTATGTTATAGTTCATGAAGCCAAGAATTAATGTGATTCAGACAAATGAGGTCTCATGAACGGTTCATGAAGGCGAAAATTAAAGTAATTCAAAAAAAAGAGGTCTCATGAACGGTTCATGAAGCTCAAAATTAATGTAATTCAAAAAAAAGAGGTCTCATGAACGGTTCATGAAGCCGAAAATTAAAGTAATTCAGAAAAAAAGAGGCCATATGAACGGTTCATGAAGCCCAAAATACTAGAGACTCAGTAAAAAGAGGTCGGATAAACCGTTCACATACAAGAAACAATAGAATAAATTACCTTTTCTTTTTATTCACAAGAGTCATGGCTTTTTCCGTATTAGCAAAATGAAGCTTTACAAATTGAGGCAATACCTCTCGCCCTTTTTTCAAAATCAGCTTTGCAGCTGCCTCATCGACCTGAGATCCTGCCCCTTTTGGGATTTTAAAGCCTGCTGACTCACTAAGCTTATCAAAATACTGAACAAAAGCATAACGTGCGAGAATCGATGCTGCCGCTACAGCAAGATGGATTCCCTCAGCCTTTGTACTAAAATAAACATTTTCCCTGGCAACTTCTTTTTGATTTTTAACATGCTGAAAATAGGTGCTTTCTTGAACAAATTGATCGATAAGAATCGCTTCAGGTTTCACAGGTGAAATTTTCTCAAGCACTTTTAGAATGGCTTGGTTATGTAGAATGGCTTTCATTTTGCCTTGCGACATGCCAGACTTTTGCAGCTGATTATACTTTTCATTTTTTAACGTCATTAGACTAAATGGAACAATATCTTTAATTACCTTTGCAATCGCGATGATTTTATCATCATTTAAATCCTTTGAATCTCTGACCCCTAATTCTTTTAATAAAGGAATATCTTCCTTCTTCACGTAGGCAGCTACAACGGTTATCGGACCAAAAAAATCACCGGTACCCACTTCATCAGAACCAATTAATGACATCTCACTTATTCCATTTGGCAAATTACCTTTAGGAGCACTAGATTTCACAGGAGCTTTTGCAGCCGCCTCGCCCCATCTGCTCGCCTCAGCTTCACTTCCATTCCCCTGAAATAAAACTTTCCCAGACTTATAGGCTGTAATCATTGAGCCGGTAGTCTTAGCAGCAAACACACTTCCTGGAGGAGCTTTATCGAGCAATTTGCCTTCATAATAGCTTTTCATTTTATTAATTTCAGACATACTTAGATTTAACACAACATTTCCCACTCCCAAAACACTCCTCGACATTTTTTTTAAAAAAAGTAAAAAAACTCCAATTAAAACTGTTTCTCTGTCTAGCTCCAGCGCCTAGTCCCTCGAGGTCGCTTCGGTCCAACTGGCGAAGTCAAAAGGCGCGACTTCACCTGTTGACCCTCCAGCGCTTGTTCCGAAGGCGCTTTTGCTTTTCTCTTTTCGACACACATCCGTTCGTGTTATATTATAAATTAGGGATTTCTTCGAATCGAATGGAGGCAGTAATTTGTCAAATACAGAAAAAACTAGAACAACCGTAGATATTTACGGAACTCAATACGTAATATTAGGAACCGAAAACCAAAGTCATGTTCGACAAGTCGCTTCCTTAGTTGACAAAAAAATGCGCGAAATTGGTTCCAGGAATCCATTACTAGATGTAAATAAACTCGCTGTATTAACTGCAGTGAATGCAGTCAATGATTATATTAAAATGAAGGAACAATTAGAGCGGCTGCAATCTGAACTACAAAAGGAAAAGGACTGAATAAGTCATGTTGGATTTAGCAATTATTTTATTATTAGTTTTTGGTTTTTTTATTGGATTAAAAAGAGGTTTCATATTGCAGTTAGTCCATTTAACAGGTTTTATTATTGCATATATCGTGGCAAATTTATACTATGATGATTTAGCGCCCAGATTAACGCTATGGGTTCCGTATCCGAATCTAGGTACTACTTCCCCTCTAAAACTATTAAGTGAAGATGGGAATATGGAGGTAGCTTTTTACCGTGCGATTGCCTTTATCATTATTTTCTTTGCGGTAAAAATCCTGCTGCAAGTAATAGCATCGATGCTCGATTTTATTGCCCATTTGCCGATTCTAAGGCAATTAAATGTATGGGCTGGCGGAATACTTGGATTTGCTGAAGTCTATCTACTTCTCTTTATTTTATTAAATATTGCTGCGCTAGTTCCAATGGAAGTTTTACAAAAACCATTGGATGATTCCATTATGGCGAATCTTCTAGTGAATCATACCCCATTTCTATCTGAACAAATTAAGACTATCTGGATAGAATATACAGCTGCATTGACTTCTCTCTGATGAGGGAATGTCTTTCTTCTCTCTAAGGAGAGAATTCCCTTACTTCTCTCTAGGAGAGAAGTTTTTCTATTAAAAGGTTAAAATAATGGTAAGGTAGGTGGAGGTAATGGAGGTAAATAAAAAAGACTTAATTCGATTATTAGAAACTATCGCGGTTTACATGGAGTTAAAGGGTGAAAACCCCTTCAAGGTATCTGCATTCCGTAAAGCTGCGTCTGCACTTGAATTTGATGATCGCAGTTTATTGGAAATTGAAGATTTTACGTCATTATCAGGAATTGGTAAAGGGACCGCGGCTGTTATTGAAGAATACATAAATGAAGGCACTTCCACGGTATTAAATGAACTAAAGGAAGAGGTTCCAAAAGGGTTAATTCCTTTATTACAATTGCCTGGACTTGGCGGTAAAAAAATTGCAAAGCTCCATAAAGAACTGGGAATTGAAGATGTCACTACCTTGGAAGAAGCTTGTAAAGCAGGCAAAGTCCAAGCATTAGCAGGGTTTGGAAAAAAGACAGAAGAGAAAATTTTAAGCGCGATTGCCAATGTAGGCTCTAGACCAGATCGCCTACCGCTTGCTTATATGCTGCCAATTGCTGATTTAATAGAGGCAAAACTTGCTGAACTTCCTGAGATTCATCAATATTCTCGTGCCGGAAGCTTGCGCAGAGTACGGGAAACCGTAAAAGACCTTGATTTTATCATTTCAAGTGAACAGCCGGAAAAAGTAAAACAATTTCTGCTGGAATTACCTAATATAAAAGAAATTATTGGCGCTGGAGATACAAAAGTATCACTTGTTTTTGGATATGATTATGATGTATCGGTAGATTTTCGTCTCGTTAAACCAGAGGAATTCATCACGACTCTCCACCATTTTACTGGTTCAAAGGACCATAATGTCCGGATGAGACAGCTGGCTAAAGAACGTGGAGAAAAGATAAGTGAGTACGGTGTTGAAAATGTTGAGACTGGCGAAATTCTTACTTTTTCATCGGAGGAAGAGTTTTTCAAGCATTTTGACCTGCCGTTTATTCCGCCAGAAGTAAGAGAAGATGGAAAAGAAGTAGAGGATTTTCCTGGTTACGAAGGTGAGTTAATTGAGCTAAGCGATATAAAGGGCGACCTTCATATGCATTCCACTTGGAGCGATGGGGCTCACACGATTGAGGAAATGGTAGAAGCTTGCCGTGCAAAGGGCTATAAGTACATGGCCATAACCGACCACTCCCAATACTTAAAAGTGGCTAATGGACTCTCGCGTGAGCGACTATTGCAGCAAAAAGAAGAAATTAAAAAATTAAATGAAAAATACGAAGATATACTAATTTTATCAGGAGTTGAAATGGATATCCTGCCAGATGGCACGTTGGATTATGACAATGATCTGCTGGCTGAAATGGATTTCGTTATCGCGTCCATTCACTCCGCTTTTTCACAGCCAAGAGAAAAAATCATGGAGCGGTTACGTACGGCATTAGAAAACGCGCATGTGGATTTAATTGCCCATCCAACTGGACGGAAAATTGGCAGACGTGAAGGTTATGATGTCGATATCGATCTGCTGATAGAATTAGCAAAAGAAACGAATACTGCTTTAGAGCTTAATGCCAATCCTAATCGATTGGATCTGAAAGCTGAATATTTACGAAAAGCACAGGACGCGGGAGTTAAACTATTTATTAATACCGATGCTCATAAAAAAGAAACGCTGTCCCATATGGGTGTAGGGGTTTCGACAGCGAAAAAAGGCTGGATAAAAAAATCATCGGTAATTAATGCACTTGAACCAAATGACTTACTAGAATTTTTGCATAATCGAAAATAGGGGGTTCATCTCCATGCAAGAAAGAACGTTAAAGGTATTGGAATTCACAAAAGTGAGAGACCAGCTCATTGAACATGCAGCTTCGTCTCTTGGAATAGATAAGTTAAAAAGATTAGTACCATCAACAGATTTTGAAGAGGTCGTTAAACTTCAGGCAGAAACAGATGAGGCAACGACCGTGTTACGAATAAAAGGAAACGTCCCGTTATCAGGAATTCACGATATTCGTGCACATATTAAACGTTCGGTCATTGGGGGAGTACTTAGCTCGCATGAGTTGATTCAGGTTGCAAGTACCATCCATGCAAGCCGGCAAATGAAACGGTTCATTGAAGATATTGCGGAAGAAAGAACCGAAATTCCTATCTTAATGGAACAGGTTGACCGTATTATTCCTCTAGTCAATTTGGAGGAATCGATCAGACATGCGATTGATGAGAGTGGTGAAGTCCTCGATAGTGCGAGTGACCTGCTGCGTTCATTAAGAAACCAGCTGCGCTCGAATGAAGCACGAGTACGTGAAAAACTAGAGAGTATGATTCGTTCATCGAATGCAGCAAAAATGTTATCAGATTCGATTATTACCATCCGAAATGACCGCTTTGTTATACCTGTTAAACAGGAGTATCGAGGTCATTATGGCGGTATCATCCATGATCAGAGCTCATCAGGGCAGACTCTATTTATTGAACCGCAAGTGATTGTGCAATTAAACAATCAATTACAAGATATTAGAGTAAAAGAACAGCTTGAGATTGAAAGAATACTGACGGAGCTCTCTGCAAAGACGGCTGAATTTGAGTCCGAGCTGCAGGTAATTGTTGAGGTTCTAGGCAATCTTGATTTCATCTTTGCAAAGGCAAGATATGGCCGGAAGATGAAAGCAAGTATGCCTCGAATGAATAATGAGGGGCGAATTGCCTTATACAAAGCTAGACACCCGTTAATTCCGATTGACGAAGTGGTAGCGAATGATATTTTGCTTGGGAAGGACTATACAACGATTGTCATTACCGGACCAAACACTGGTGGTAAAACGGTAACCCTAAAAACGCTTGGTTTATGTTCATTAATGGCCCAGGCAGGCTTACAGGTTCCTGCCTATGACGGCTCAGAACTCGCTGTTTTTGATGCGATTTATGCGGATATCGGCGACGAGCAATCCATTGAACAGAGCTTGAGTACCTTTTCTTCTCACATGGTAAATATCGTGGATATTTTGAAAAAGGTCGACTTTAATTCCCTTGTCCTATTTGATGAGCTTGGTGCAGGAACAGACCCTCAGGAAGGCGCCGCGCTGGCGATTTCCATTTTAGATGAGGTCCATAATCGAGGGGCGCGAGTGATTGCGACTACTCATTATCCAGAATTAAAGGCCTATGGATATAATCGCGAAGGTGTCCTTAATGCCAGTGTTGAATTTGACGTTGAAACGTTAAGCCCAACCTATAAGCTTCTACTTGGTGTACCAGGACGAAGCAACGCGTTTGAAATTTCAAAGCGATTAGGGTTAAATGAACGCGTTATTGATGCTGCAAGATCCCATGTTAGTGAGGATACAAATCAAATCGATAAGATGATTGCATCCCTTGAGGCAAGTAAGCGTCAAGCCGAAATCGAACATGAGGAAGCACGTGATTATTTAAGACAGGCAGAAAAACTCCACCAGGATATGCAAAAACAAATGATAGAATTTTATCAGAACAAAGATGCTATGCTGGAAAAAGCGGCTGAACAAGCTGGTGAAATATTGGAAGAAGCGAAGAGTGAGGCAGATAAGGTTATTCGTGACCTTCGTAAAATGAGGATCGAAAAGCATGCTGATATTAAGGAACACGAGTTAATTGATGCAAAGCGGCGTCTCGAAGACGCAACTCCTGAAATAAAGAAATCTGCCGCTCAAATGAATAAGAAAACGAAGAAGCATACCTTCACACCGGGTGATGAAGTGAAAGTTCTGACATTTGGTCAAAAGGGTACACTGCTTGAAAAAGTCACCGATAACGAGTGGCAGGTTCAAATCGGCATCCTGAAAATGAAGGTAAAAGAAAAGGATTTAGAGTATATCAGCACACCAAAACCAGTAGAAACAAGACCAATGGCGATTGTCCAAGGCAGAGACGCTGATGTAAAGTTAGAGTTGGATTTACGCGGAGAAAGATACGAGGCCGCACTCATGAGAGTGGAAAAATATATAGATGATGCGTTATTATCAAACTATCCTCGTGTTTCAATTATTCACGGAAAAGGTACAGGAGCATTAAGACAGGGAGTCCAGGAATATTTACGAAATCACCGTTCAGTCAAGAAGATTCGTTTTGGAGAAGCTGGTGAAGGCGGTTCTGGAGTTACCGTAGTCGAATTTAAATAATATCCGGGGAGAATAGGGAATGGACCAGTTTTGGGATAACGTGTATATTCAAAGTGCTGCCAATTATAGTGTGGTGATCTTATGTGTGATCGTCTTTTTAGCTATTTTTGAGTTGGTGACGAGATATAAAAATTGGGAAGAAATCCAAAATGGCAATATCGCTGTGGCGATGGCAACCGGAGGGAAAATCTTCGGTATTGCTAATATTTTTCGCTACTCTATTGAACAAAATGATTCATTGGTGACAATGATCAGCTGGGGAGTATTTGGCTTTGTGCTTTTATTGGTTGGATATTTTATCTTTGAATTCTTAACACCTAAATTTAATATTGATCATGAAATTCAAAATGATAATCGTGCGGTTGGATTTATTGCAATGATCTTGTCAATCGGCTTATCTTATGTGATAGGTGCAGGAATATCGTAAGGGGAGATTTTTGTGGAGACATTAGCGAAAGTGCTTTTTGGTTTATGCGCCTTGTTTTTGCTAATTGGTTTGGGGTACATGTTGTTTTTTTAACACGAAAGTCATCGCTGATGGTATAAAGTTTAGAAATATACTAGGATTATTAAGTATGAGCTCGTCCCTGCAAGCAGGGGCGTTGAGAAAGGAAACAGCATAGTTGCTGTTTTCAGATTGTCGAGAAAGGTATCTTTCTCGGCAATTTTTATTTTTCTGCCTGCCCGAAGGCCTGTTGATTTCCGCTCCAGTTGCTTCGCTTTCCGCGGGCGTGCCGGGGAGCCTCCTCAGCGCTTAAGCGCCTGCGGGGTCTCCCCAGCCCCGTACTCCCGCAGGAGTCTTCGCACCTTCCGCTCCAATCAACAGGGGGAATGAACCTGGAGATCGCCACACACTTTTTCAAACCTGGCTAAGTGCGTGGCAATCTTTTTCATGTTTTGGCATGCTGCGGTAAGTAACACTTGCTCACTCGCATTTTGCAATCCCCGTAACCTACAATAGCGAAGCCCATGCAGTTCTTTTGAATCTGCGAAGCTTCGCTCTACTTTTTCTTTTCTAAATTTATATAGTATTTTACCTGACTTTGAAAGTCTGTTAAGTCGAACCTTTTCCTTATGTTCCTCCCAAACATGTCTGGTAACTACTTTTGTTTTATTTTGAGATTTTGTACACTCAGGCAGGAGTGGGCAGTTAGTACACTTTTTAGGAT
This genomic stretch from Neobacillus niacini harbors:
- the pheS gene encoding phenylalanine--tRNA ligase subunit alpha — protein: MQERLKELQQEAIQKIEQSSSLKELNDIRVAYLGKKGPITEVLRGMGKLSAEERPIMGALANEVREAIATVLEAKQKELEEAAVLEKLASESIDVTLPGRPVKVGNHHPLTRIIEEIEDLFIGMGYQVAEGPEVEQDYYNFEALNLPKGHPARDMQDSFYITDEILLRTHTSPVQARTMEKNQGKGPIKIICPGKVYRRDNDDATHSHQFMQIEGLVVGENIRMSDLKGTLEVFAKKMFGDDREIRLRPSFFPFTEPSVEMDISCMICGGHGCNVCKKTGWIEILGAGMVHPNVLEMAGYDSKKYTGFAFGMGPERIAMLKYGVDDIRHFYTNDVRFLKQFSKHE
- a CDS encoding endonuclease MutS2, coding for MQERTLKVLEFTKVRDQLIEHAASSLGIDKLKRLVPSTDFEEVVKLQAETDEATTVLRIKGNVPLSGIHDIRAHIKRSVIGGVLSSHELIQVASTIHASRQMKRFIEDIAEERTEIPILMEQVDRIIPLVNLEESIRHAIDESGEVLDSASDLLRSLRNQLRSNEARVREKLESMIRSSNAAKMLSDSIITIRNDRFVIPVKQEYRGHYGGIIHDQSSSGQTLFIEPQVIVQLNNQLQDIRVKEQLEIERILTELSAKTAEFESELQVIVEVLGNLDFIFAKARYGRKMKASMPRMNNEGRIALYKARHPLIPIDEVVANDILLGKDYTTIVITGPNTGGKTVTLKTLGLCSLMAQAGLQVPAYDGSELAVFDAIYADIGDEQSIEQSLSTFSSHMVNIVDILKKVDFNSLVLFDELGAGTDPQEGAALAISILDEVHNRGARVIATTHYPELKAYGYNREGVLNASVEFDVETLSPTYKLLLGVPGRSNAFEISKRLGLNERVIDAARSHVSEDTNQIDKMIASLEASKRQAEIEHEEARDYLRQAEKLHQDMQKQMIEFYQNKDAMLEKAAEQAGEILEEAKSEADKVIRDLRKMRIEKHADIKEHELIDAKRRLEDATPEIKKSAAQMNKKTKKHTFTPGDEVKVLTFGQKGTLLEKVTDNEWQVQIGILKMKVKEKDLEYISTPKPVETRPMAIVQGRDADVKLELDLRGERYEAALMRVEKYIDDALLSNYPRVSIIHGKGTGALRQGVQEYLRNHRSVKKIRFGEAGEGGSGVTVVEFK
- the pheT gene encoding phenylalanine--tRNA ligase subunit beta; this translates as MFVSYKWLQDYVDLSGVSAVELAEKITKSGIEVEGVDVLNEGITGVVVGHVVERVQHPNADKLSKCQVDIGQGEPVQIICGAPNVAQGQKVAVATVGAVLPGNFKIKRAKLRGEESNGMICSLTELGVEAKVVPKEYSEGIFVFPQDAEVGTDAIALLNRDDEVLELGLTPNRADCLSMLGVAYEVAAILGREVKLPEIDVQPVTEKATDYITVKVEANEDNPLYAAKVIKNVKIGPAPLWMQTRLMSAGIRPHNNVVDITNYILLEYGQPLHAFDYDRLGSREILVRRANDGEKFTTLDDVERTLTSDHLVITNGTEPVALAGVMGGANSEVTSDTTTVLLEAAYFTGGTVRKASKDHGLRSEASARFEKGVDPNRVRAAGERAAYLIAKYAGGEVLEGASEVDTLTVEPAVVSITLEKINNVIGTNLTVADVEAIFERLQFAVSSEGETITITAPTRRGDIKIEEDLIEEVARLYGYDNIPKTLPIGSATPGKLSDYQKKRRIVRQYLEGAGLYQAVTYSLTSEEKAAQFALEKRDFIRLAMPMSEDRSILRLSIMPQLLEVVKYNSARQNDSLAVYETGAVFLANGNEVLPEEQEHLAGAITGLWHSHSWQGEKKAVDFYVVKGILEGLFAKLGLTESVTYVQAKVDNMHPGRTAEIHLNGERIGFVGQVHPTMQKELDLKDTYVFELSLKAVLEEATEALRYEAIPRFPSITRDIALVVDKETVSGVLKDVIQQAGGKLLKEVSVFDLYEGERMEEGKKSIAYSLKYMDPERTLTDEEVTKVHTQVLEALKTQAGAVLRG
- a CDS encoding DUF350 domain-containing protein; amino-acid sequence: MDQFWDNVYIQSAANYSVVILCVIVFLAIFELVTRYKNWEEIQNGNIAVAMATGGKIFGIANIFRYSIEQNDSLVTMISWGVFGFVLLLVGYFIFEFLTPKFNIDHEIQNDNRAVGFIAMILSIGLSYVIGAGIS
- the polX gene encoding DNA polymerase/3'-5' exonuclease PolX; translated protein: MEVNKKDLIRLLETIAVYMELKGENPFKVSAFRKAASALEFDDRSLLEIEDFTSLSGIGKGTAAVIEEYINEGTSTVLNELKEEVPKGLIPLLQLPGLGGKKIAKLHKELGIEDVTTLEEACKAGKVQALAGFGKKTEEKILSAIANVGSRPDRLPLAYMLPIADLIEAKLAELPEIHQYSRAGSLRRVRETVKDLDFIISSEQPEKVKQFLLELPNIKEIIGAGDTKVSLVFGYDYDVSVDFRLVKPEEFITTLHHFTGSKDHNVRMRQLAKERGEKISEYGVENVETGEILTFSSEEEFFKHFDLPFIPPEVREDGKEVEDFPGYEGELIELSDIKGDLHMHSTWSDGAHTIEEMVEACRAKGYKYMAITDHSQYLKVANGLSRERLLQQKEEIKKLNEKYEDILILSGVEMDILPDGTLDYDNDLLAEMDFVIASIHSAFSQPREKIMERLRTALENAHVDLIAHPTGRKIGRREGYDVDIDLLIELAKETNTALELNANPNRLDLKAEYLRKAQDAGVKLFINTDAHKKETLSHMGVGVSTAKKGWIKKSSVINALEPNDLLEFLHNRK
- the zapA gene encoding cell division protein ZapA encodes the protein MSNTEKTRTTVDIYGTQYVILGTENQSHVRQVASLVDKKMREIGSRNPLLDVNKLAVLTAVNAVNDYIKMKEQLERLQSELQKEKD
- a CDS encoding CvpA family protein; translation: MLDLAIILLLVFGFFIGLKRGFILQLVHLTGFIIAYIVANLYYDDLAPRLTLWVPYPNLGTTSPLKLLSEDGNMEVAFYRAIAFIIIFFAVKILLQVIASMLDFIAHLPILRQLNVWAGGILGFAEVYLLLFILLNIAALVPMEVLQKPLDDSIMANLLVNHTPFLSEQIKTIWIEYTAALTSL
- the rnhC gene encoding ribonuclease HIII; this translates as MGNVVLNLSMSEINKMKSYYEGKLLDKAPPGSVFAAKTTGSMITAYKSGKVLFQGNGSEAEASRWGEAAAKAPVKSSAPKGNLPNGISEMSLIGSDEVGTGDFFGPITVVAAYVKKEDIPLLKELGVRDSKDLNDDKIIAIAKVIKDIVPFSLMTLKNEKYNQLQKSGMSQGKMKAILHNQAILKVLEKISPVKPEAILIDQFVQESTYFQHVKNQKEVARENVYFSTKAEGIHLAVAAASILARYAFVQYFDKLSESAGFKIPKGAGSQVDEAAAKLILKKGREVLPQFVKLHFANTEKAMTLVNKKKR